A window of Centropristis striata isolate RG_2023a ecotype Rhode Island chromosome 13, C.striata_1.0, whole genome shotgun sequence genomic DNA:
GTGTAGTAGTTTCTAATTAGGAAAAAATATTCTAACAATCATGTTGAAACTCGTAGTTCGGCTTCTCTGTGACGCCTCCACGCTGTGTTATTATACCTGTCGTGCCCCTGTAGGTTTATAATGTAGTGTGCATTTGGGGATGGGGCACTGACGTCACGAACGCACCACTGGAGGAAGCGTTCTGCAGCTGTTGTGACATCACGCCGCGTGCGGGGCTCCAGCTCTGCCTGCATCATCACAGGGAGAGGAGTGGGCGTTAAAACACGCATAGAAAACGACACGGTGTTGTCACCGTTAATGGTGTTTGTGAGGTGAACTAACCCTCTGAATACTGACAGCAGATCAGCCAGTTGTAGCCTTATCCTAACCTTGAAAATATCACTGTGGGGACAAACCAGATTACGAGGTATTGAGGGACAAGGTCACCTGATTTAACAGGACATGATGCGGATtttagatagaaagatagatagagagatagatagagagatattgAAAACACAGCAATGATATAttgacagtaaataaatatgtagataaatataaatcaaaatAGACTTAAGGCAAGACATGTCCAAATTCCATCAATCAATGCACCATTGTTTTTCCTCATCATTCCAATCAGTGAATCACACAGTCGGCCCATTTGGCAGTAGATCCACTCATATGACTAATGactaatacaaaacaaaacctttttttttttgcatagcaCCAGAAGTTGTGATACTGTGGCAGATGTGTGTATTAGCTGGTCTGCATCAGCTAGTATTagtatagatatatagatatataaatagaacatactgtacacacacgcaCTTAAAGAGAAAGTGTGGCTCAGCTGATCCGTACGTCGTGGTATGATCCCTGATCCTTgatcatggcagcctacatgttttagggcaagatactgaacccagAATTTCTGATTTGAATttattcctgatggtggcaggtggcaccatgtaggGAAGCCTCGACCAccggtgtatgcatgtgtgtgtgagcgatgTTTGCTGTTGGTGTTAAattgctttgagtggtcgctaaGACTATAAAAGTGCAGCCCTTTACCATTCTTAGTACATACATAggctaaataaaacatattttttaaataatatacaataaCATGATGATGAAAGCATGCAGTTGACTTGCCTCTGCTGCATTGGTTTTgatgattctttttttaaatctgttccATGTAAGTCCCCAAGCTTTAGGATACACAGTACTACATCACTGTCCCCATTTAACATTAGACTTAGACTAATATAGACTAGATCAACAATGCACATTTGAACTGAATTTTGTTCCATTGGCTCAGAACGGGTGGTCAAGACTGTACCCGTTATTTATAAATTAACTACAACAAAATAAGTACTTAAAAGCTAATATGCCTAAAATCACAACTAAGATAAATATAAGTATTAACACAATGAGAATTGACAGAAGAGGTGTCACCTTAACATCCCCTATAGATGTTATTTTAGATACATAAATTAAAGACATAAATTTAACATGTAATGGTAAAACAGTGTATTCCTAAATACAAGAAAAGAGCACTGGAAAGGCTTTCTTCTCCTCACAGGTCTTACATTTGTATGTTGTTTCTGACTTGAATAGGCTTATTCTTGGCTTCCATCAGCTCTAAAGCCACATGAAAACTCTCTGATCTTCCTCTATTCTCTCCCTGTTGTCTTTATCTTCTCACAGCCTGTCCTGCTGACAGACTTGAAGCGACAGCGCTGACCTGGATAACCGCTGAGCCTGTGTCCCAACACTGAGGCAGGCCTCTCCGAGCAGACGGACTCACAGATACACCAGTGGACAGACAACTGTGTGAGCATCTCTTCAGCAGCCTGCGGCTCGAggagttacagcagcagcaacatccAACACTGCATCCTCCCTCACCCTGCTCATCTTTTGTCACTTCTAACATGGCCGACCCCAGCCTCACGTCGCCCTCTAGGACCCAGCTCCGCTCCCCCAACACTTCTCTCACCCTCTCCTTCCCTTTCCTGAGGGAGGGGAGCCGGGTATGGGAGGAAGGGAGAGAGCAGCCGCTGCCTCGGGATCTGCCCAGCCCGCTGCCCACCAAACGCACCCGCACCTACTCAGCGTGAGTATGATTAGTGTATTTACTAGTTAGTCTGTGGtggataaaacacacacagtttttcGGTTTCATGCTACTTTAAAACATCACTACATTTCACagaaaaatctttgtttttactCCCCTACATGTGTCAGTACTACTTTTTGCAATCTCCAAGTGCCTTTCTAGTCtatcaatgtttgtttttttaatggttttatagATGAATCCCTCTAGCTGTTGAACCAAAACTAATAATGGATCTATAAAGCATTGGTTAATGCTAATGATGTGCGGTATGTAAACTCTATGTTTTTAGTTACAAAACTTAAAGTGTAGAGCTTAATGATGCCATGTTGTCTCATATTGTTAGTGAGATTtccatgtgttgtttttattatgaagCACATCCAGGTGCTCTATAAGTATCAAAACGAAACGCATGAACACAGCCTTTATTCAAAAACTGTGGCTTTAAACAAGCTGTCAGGACCTTCGTAAGGCTGAGATTTACCAACTATACTATATATGAGTAGAAAGTGCAGCTACagtgctgttacagtcattccctggctgcaatgaaGGTGCAGTGATGCTCAGAGTGCGGAAAACCCataaacactgaccaatcagagcagagtagGCTTTTTCTGGGAGGGTCTTAAGGAGACAGGTACTAAAGAATAAATGTTTCAGccagagggtgaatacaggtatattcagacagacagtatgagaaaaatcatgtgtctttctttaacAATAATGCATGCAAACATGCTCTAGTTGGAActcaaaatacaaatataaacattgaaatgagcataatatgtcccctttaaaaaaCAGATGCATTGCTATAGGTTAAACTACCCAAAATAATGTAAAGTACTAATGCCTATCCAAAAATGCAAAGCACAACATGTATCCAATAATATACTATGCAACAAGATGCTGGTATGGTTTTACTCAAGAAAATTGTTGATTAAAGTACTTGTAaggtaatatatttaaattgtgcTGTTGCTACTTTTACTGACATAAAGAGAAAATAGTGACTTCAGCTTCACTGATGCAAATGGCTGGCTAACAGACTGTGTTACTGAAGAAAGGTTGAATACTGcactgtttacacagattaGTATTACGCAGATTAGTGTTCTCATCTCTGCTGCCGTTTTATTGCGACATTATGAGGCACTGTGTAGGAGTTGAAGCGATCAGCCCTTCATTTTCCTTCTAACCTCCTTTTTAATTCCCCTCTGTCCTCACACTTCTCCATTTCCTTGAGTCATGAATTGTctcacataaaagaaaaaatatactcTACTTCTAAACGGCTCCTTCTTGTCCTACTGAAACAATAACAGCAGTAAGTCATAGTGAGGTGAGTCATTTAATGCCCAATGTAAGaacctttttctctctttgcagTACGGTACGGGCTCACTCAGGTCCGGTGTATAAGGGTGTGTGTAAGAACTTCTCCAGGTCACAAGGTCATGGCTTCCTCCGACCCTCCCATGGTGGCGAAGACATCTTTGTTCACATCTCAGAGTGAGTGGAAATAACACTAACACACTCTCAAAGCAGACAAACACATTGTGCATTAGCTGGATTACAAATAGCAACACAAACTTACTGCATATCTGCAGAGTCAAGTCGTAGGACTGTAACAACTCAGCAAACAACACTGTTCACATTATGTGTGAACCTTTTTTCAAAGGGAAAGCTATTTTCTCCAACTCTCCTAGGACTCTGTGACACCTGCGATAAGTGGACATGCACAGAGAGTACAGAAATTTGTGCTGGTTTTAttctatcttttttatttaggacAAGCAGTGTGCCAAATGTAAGTACAGCCTCAGCAGGAGCACATTTATCAAATATCTCCCAACAGATTATGCAGGATGATTCAGCTATCTTACAGCCAAACAGCTGCATTGTTTCTGAATGTCCAGCCTTTGTCTTCCTCATTCAGAGCCCCAGCAGATGTCTGCATTTGCTTCTTTAACATGCGTGACCATGCTCTATGGAGGGAACTATTtctttaaatctttaatttgggaaataaactttttaaaataagacgAGAAAATCAATACCACTCTTACACATGAGAGAGatattgatcttctcatctcactctcagcaagaaagtgCATGAGCTCATTTCCCTTAGTGGCAAACTATTACTCTAAGTCAGTAGTTCTCTGATTTAGATGTTGAGGCATCCTTAAATAGTTGCAAAATAAATCCTTGCATGAGTAAAGCTGGAGCGAACCATAGAGATATCGTTTCGCTCGTATGGAATGTACAAAAATAGGCTTAATAATGTGCTTATTTCATACGAACTGAATATTATttgaataaccaaaaaatatgcTTGATAGTAATATATATCCAGTAGTGATTCTGTGGGTCTGTTGGGGCCAGAGGCAAAAATTCCCAAGGTGCCCCTATAACTAGAGTTTATCCCCGTATAATCtaacacaaatgaaaaatgtacaatatatatagtggaaagaaaaagtatgtgaaccctttgaagtGACCTCGTTCTCTGCATAAATtggtcataaaatgtgatttaatatatgtctaagtcccaagtatagactgtgcttaacctaataccgcacaaacaattataatattccaTGTCTTTATTGAAAACAGCCATTAAACTTTCgtagtgctggtggaaaaagtaagtgagcCCTAAGGCTAATGACTCCAACAGgagctaattggagtcaggagTTAGAAAACCTAGAGCCCAATCAATGAAAAGAGATTTGAGTGAAATATATAGAGCTACTTTGAcctataaaaacacactttttgagtttgctattCACAAAAAGCATCTGTTGCTGTGAATCATGCCTTGaagaaaacatacaatcaaGACTTGTTGCTTTGCATAAGACTGCAcacattaatgcagaaaactaggtaatttcaaagggttcatctactttttcttgccactgtatataTGATACTTTACTATGTGATACCAtatgatatttaatattttattctatgctctattatattatatcttaCGCTAAGTTACACTAAATACTATGTTGCATTGCTGTACTTAACATTATTTTATGCTGCACTAGACTATATTATATCATACTATACAGAATAGGAACTTAGCTATATCGGGATAGATGATTTTGGCCTTATTTCCTAACATTTTTGCAGCATGAAAAATCAAATTTATCGCCttactttttctctgtttcagcaTTGAGGGGGAGTATGTCCCAGTAGAGGGTGACGAGGTCACGTACAAAGTGTGCAGAGTCCCGCCCAAGAACCTGAAGGTGCAGGCTGTGGAGGTAAAGATCATACATCTCAACCCAGGGACCAAACACGAGACCTGGTCCGGCCAGATCATCAGCTCGTAGACCTGAACTCCTGGGGGCCTGGTGGGTGGTGCAGGGTGGGGCCGGGTGGGGGACGATGGACCTGTCGTGGGACTGATAACTTACGTTCTGTGCTCAAATCTTTTctttgaaaacatgttttacctACACAGCAAGGTGTCCAGAGCTAATGATAATTCAGATGTAGTTCAAACCTGTTTAATACACTGCTGAATTTGCTGTGTATGTAAAACTGAGCATTTATTCACTGTTTGGAAAACggcacattttatttgtttaagtttTGTCATGACAGCAGTAATAAAATTAAGATTTGAGATGTGAGGGTAAAGTGGCCAGAGGAGGGTCAGACTTCTGAACTGAAAATAGCTTATTGGCCTCAATTTTCCATGTAAAGTATGAAACACTGggaaaactgttaaaataactGTAGCGCAGATCTGCAAACTGAGGCATGACAGCTGTGTGAAAGGAAGAGAGCAATATGAGACAAAAGGCTGAATTCAGTTTTACTTCCCTTCTTCGCAGCTGTTATGCACTTGTTTACTTCACCAAAGTTTCCAAGATCACATGTTGGGTTCAACTGTAGGTCAGATGACTTGTTATCACAACCTTAAACTGTTTTACATCAAGTGCAGACTTTGGAAAGATGAGAAGAACTTTGAATTCAAGAATAGAGATAATGGACGTAAAAGCAAGTAGTTTAGGATATTGAAGTTGGTCAGATTTTAATGATTGTTTTGAtaagaaagaaagtgaaaatgGCAGGTTCTTGAAcacacaatatgtaatttttcaATTAGTTTCAATATGGTCCAACTGTGGCCTGTAACTCCTGCAGCCAGATTCTCCTGGTTAGGATTGCTTCAGTACTCAGTGTT
This region includes:
- the csdc2b gene encoding cold shock domain-containing protein C2, with product MADPSLTSPSRTQLRSPNTSLTLSFPFLREGSRVWEEGREQPLPRDLPSPLPTKRTRTYSATVRAHSGPVYKGVCKNFSRSQGHGFLRPSHGGEDIFVHISDIEGEYVPVEGDEVTYKVCRVPPKNLKVQAVEVKIIHLNPGTKHETWSGQIISS